The following proteins are co-located in the Telopea speciosissima isolate NSW1024214 ecotype Mountain lineage chromosome 9, Tspe_v1, whole genome shotgun sequence genome:
- the LOC122639536 gene encoding UDP-N-acetylglucosamine 1-carboxyvinyltransferase 2-like isoform X2: MALYFNAQNHHFQPILRKPFLCSVKRKPHFSQLCQPQSSRTSTENLPPDHGLILVGESKLSGHVNISGSKNSALAVLAGTLCCSGTSKLHNIPDISDTREIFSILQSLGVQVEASNGEVTVDTNGIRSVEPCPESVGKTRGGFFVVGPLLARFGEAVVALPGGCDIGTRPIDLYIRGLQALGAVVELRDRKFFAFAVNGRRLVGGKFYLDYPSVGATETLMMAASMADGVTILCNVSQEPEVVDLARFLNKSGACVEGVGSGTLVIKGRNRLNGSEFTIIPDRIEADKLSAAGCKIIESTQNTLEISALPGDIARDIRGVDVKTGPFPQFPTDLQPQIMALLMTCTSSSIVEESVFDKRMDHVRELHKLGGRIRVCGNTAFINGKGHGSALYGAPVVATNLRGGAALILAGMAAEGITQIDGVAHIDRGYQNLDMKLFSLGANVRRLISPPVSQA, encoded by the exons ATGGCTTTGTACTTCAATGCCCAAAATCATCACTTTCAACCGATTCTTCGAAAACCCTTTCTTTGTTCTGTCAAAAGGAAACCCCATTTCTCCCAACTTTGCCAACCCCAGAGTTCCCGAACCTCAACCGAAAATTTACCTCCAGATCATGGACTCATACTCGTTGGCGAATCCAAACTCTCTGGTCATGTTAACATTAGTGGCTCCAAGAACTCGGCATTGGCAGTTCTTGCAGGGACACTCTGTTGCTCTGGAACTTCAAAGCTTCATAACATCCCAGACATATCCGATACTAGAGAAATATTTTCAATTCTGCAGTCATTGGGTGTTCAAGTTGAGGCATCTAATGGGGAAGTGACAGTGGACACCAACGGAATTCGCTCTGTTGAGCCCTGCCCGGAATCAGTTGGAAAGACTCGGGGAGGATTTTTTGTTGTTGGCCCTTTGCTTGCTCGGTTTGGTGAGGCAGTGGTGGCTCTTCCCGGGGGATGTGATATTGGCACTCGTCCTATTGACCTATACATTCGAGGGCTTCAAGCACTTGGTGCAGTTGTTGAATTGAG GGACAGAAAATTCTTTGCATTTGCTGTGAATGGTAGACGACTTGTTGGAGGGAAGTTCTATCTTGATTATCCCAGTGTTGGGGCAACTGAAACTCTCATGATGGCAGCTTCAATGGCTGATGGAGTAACTATACTTTGCAATGTATCCCAA GAGCCAGAGGTGGTTGACCTTGCTCGGTTTCTAAATAAGAGTGGGGCCTGTGTAGAAGGAGTAGGAAGTGGTACGCTAGTTATCAAGGGAAGGAATCGGTTGAATGGTTCTGAATTCACCATAATACCAGACCGAATTGAGGCAG ATAAGCTTTCAGCAGCTGGTTGCAAAATCATAGAAAGCACACAGAACACCTTGGAG ATCTCTGCCTTGCCTGGGGATATTGCTAGAGATATTCGAGGTGTTGATGTTAAAACAGGCCCATTTCCTCAATTTCCTACAGATCTGCAACCTCAAATAATGGCACTGCTTATGACATGTACTAGCTCAAGTATTGTTGAGGAATCTGTTTTTGACAAGCGCATGGATCATG TGAGAGAGCTACATAAACTTGGAGGTAGAATTCGAGTGTGTGGGAACACTGCATTCATCAATGGGAAAGGTCATGGAAG TGCATTGTATGGTGCTCCTGTTGTTGCAACCAATTTAAGAGGTGGGGCTGCGCTTATTTTGGCGGGAATGGCAGCAGAAGGAATTACGCAAATCGATGGTGTAGCTCACATTGATCGGGGTTATCAGAATCTAGATATGAAGCTTTTTTCCCTAGGAGCTAATGTTAGAAGACTCATCAGTCCCCCTGTTTCTCAAGCATGA
- the LOC122639536 gene encoding UDP-N-acetylglucosamine 1-carboxyvinyltransferase 2-like isoform X1 yields MALYFNAQNHHFQPILRKPFLCSVKRKPHFSQLCQPQSSRTSTENLPPDHGLILVGESKLSGHVNISGSKNSALAVLAGTLCCSGTSKLHNIPDISDTREIFSILQSLGVQVEASNGEVTVDTNGIRSVEPCPESVGKTRGGFFVVGPLLARFGEAVVALPGGCDIGTRPIDLYIRGLQALGAVVELRDRKFFAFAVNGRRLVGGKFYLDYPSVGATETLMMAASMADGVTILCNVSQEPEVVDLARFLNKSGACVEGVGSGTLVIKGRNRLNGSEFTIIPDRIEAGTFMVAAAITRSCVSMSPVIPFHLSCVIDKLSAAGCKIIESTQNTLEISALPGDIARDIRGVDVKTGPFPQFPTDLQPQIMALLMTCTSSSIVEESVFDKRMDHVRELHKLGGRIRVCGNTAFINGKGHGSALYGAPVVATNLRGGAALILAGMAAEGITQIDGVAHIDRGYQNLDMKLFSLGANVRRLISPPVSQA; encoded by the exons ATGGCTTTGTACTTCAATGCCCAAAATCATCACTTTCAACCGATTCTTCGAAAACCCTTTCTTTGTTCTGTCAAAAGGAAACCCCATTTCTCCCAACTTTGCCAACCCCAGAGTTCCCGAACCTCAACCGAAAATTTACCTCCAGATCATGGACTCATACTCGTTGGCGAATCCAAACTCTCTGGTCATGTTAACATTAGTGGCTCCAAGAACTCGGCATTGGCAGTTCTTGCAGGGACACTCTGTTGCTCTGGAACTTCAAAGCTTCATAACATCCCAGACATATCCGATACTAGAGAAATATTTTCAATTCTGCAGTCATTGGGTGTTCAAGTTGAGGCATCTAATGGGGAAGTGACAGTGGACACCAACGGAATTCGCTCTGTTGAGCCCTGCCCGGAATCAGTTGGAAAGACTCGGGGAGGATTTTTTGTTGTTGGCCCTTTGCTTGCTCGGTTTGGTGAGGCAGTGGTGGCTCTTCCCGGGGGATGTGATATTGGCACTCGTCCTATTGACCTATACATTCGAGGGCTTCAAGCACTTGGTGCAGTTGTTGAATTGAG GGACAGAAAATTCTTTGCATTTGCTGTGAATGGTAGACGACTTGTTGGAGGGAAGTTCTATCTTGATTATCCCAGTGTTGGGGCAACTGAAACTCTCATGATGGCAGCTTCAATGGCTGATGGAGTAACTATACTTTGCAATGTATCCCAA GAGCCAGAGGTGGTTGACCTTGCTCGGTTTCTAAATAAGAGTGGGGCCTGTGTAGAAGGAGTAGGAAGTGGTACGCTAGTTATCAAGGGAAGGAATCGGTTGAATGGTTCTGAATTCACCATAATACCAGACCGAATTGAGGCAGGTACGTTTATGGTTGCTGCAGCCATTACACGTTCATGTGTCTCAATGTCACCTGTCATCCCTTTCCACTTATCTTGTGTGATAGATAAGCTTTCAGCAGCTGGTTGCAAAATCATAGAAAGCACACAGAACACCTTGGAG ATCTCTGCCTTGCCTGGGGATATTGCTAGAGATATTCGAGGTGTTGATGTTAAAACAGGCCCATTTCCTCAATTTCCTACAGATCTGCAACCTCAAATAATGGCACTGCTTATGACATGTACTAGCTCAAGTATTGTTGAGGAATCTGTTTTTGACAAGCGCATGGATCATG TGAGAGAGCTACATAAACTTGGAGGTAGAATTCGAGTGTGTGGGAACACTGCATTCATCAATGGGAAAGGTCATGGAAG TGCATTGTATGGTGCTCCTGTTGTTGCAACCAATTTAAGAGGTGGGGCTGCGCTTATTTTGGCGGGAATGGCAGCAGAAGGAATTACGCAAATCGATGGTGTAGCTCACATTGATCGGGGTTATCAGAATCTAGATATGAAGCTTTTTTCCCTAGGAGCTAATGTTAGAAGACTCATCAGTCCCCCTGTTTCTCAAGCATGA